A DNA window from Hevea brasiliensis isolate MT/VB/25A 57/8 chromosome 2, ASM3005281v1, whole genome shotgun sequence contains the following coding sequences:
- the LOC110661213 gene encoding LIM domain-containing protein WLIM1, giving the protein MAFAGTTQKCMACEKTVYLVDKLTADNRVYHKACFRCHHCKGTLKLGNYNSFEGVLYCRPHFDQLFKRTGSLDKSFEGTPKIVKSDKPADVEKPNAAKVSSMFGGTRDKCFGCNNTVYPTEKVTVNGTPYHKSCFKCIHGGCVISPSNYIAHEGRLYCKHHHNQLIKEKGNLSQLEGDNEKDSTNEKPNGSEVAAES; this is encoded by the exons ATGGCATTTGCAGGAACAACCCAGAAGTGCATGGCATGTGAAAAGACTGTCTATCTTGTGGATAAGTTAACAGCCGACAACCGTGTCTACCATAAGGCCTGCTTCAGGTGTCATCACTGCAAAGGAACCCTCAAG CTTGGCAACTACAATTCCTTTGAAGGGGTACTTTATTGCAGGCCACATTTCGATCAACTCTTCAAAAGAACTGGCAGTCTGGACAAAAGCTTTGAGG GGACGCCAAAAATTGTAAAATCTGATAAACCTGCTGATGTTGag AAACCTAACGCAGCTAAAGTATCAAGCATGTTCGGCGGAACCAGAGATAAATGCTTTGGCTGTAATAACACTGTCTATCCAACTGAGAAG GTTACGGTGAATGGAACTCCTTACCACAAAAGCTGCTTCAAATGCATCCACGGAGGATGTGTAATTAGCCCATCCAACTACATTGCACATGAGGGAAGGCTCTACTGCAAACACCACCACAACCAACTCATTAAGGAAAAAGGCAACTTAAGCCAACTTGAGGGCGATAATGAGAAGGATTCCACGAATGAGAAACCTAATGGAAGCGAAGTTGCTGCTGAATCATAA